From a single Pseudobutyrivibrio xylanivorans genomic region:
- a CDS encoding DNA methylase encodes MSKHLLIPKCYIAIDMKSFYASVECVARGLDPLKANLLVADGSRTDQTICLAVSPALKAIGVPSRPRLFEAKQAIEKYERIHHTKVLYITAVPRMLEYEKVSAKIYGIFLKYVAPEDIHVYSIDESFIDCTPYLHLYEPASIKSGQSPAHIMAMTMIRDVLKQTGITATVGIGTNLYLAKVAMDIVAKKAPADKDGVRIAALTEDSYKSLLWPHKPLTDFWQIGNGKARRLERNMMFTMGDVAERSQLDEEWFYKTFGIDAEILIDHAWGIEPVTMHDIKNYKSDNHSLSNGQVLPRPYKYEEACIVLKEMIDILCCDMYKKNLVSSKFTWWVSYDYKSLEYCPHYDGPLAIDWYGRLHPAHSNGTVNLRNATNTSKLVIEAIMNDVIKKTDHRILFRRLGICACNVQNNGGYFQMDLFTDYDALNKEQLIHSALLEVRTRYGANAILKGINLLEGATTRERNQQIGGHKR; translated from the coding sequence ATGTCTAAGCATTTACTAATCCCCAAATGCTACATAGCTATAGATATGAAGTCATTCTATGCATCTGTAGAATGCGTTGCCAGAGGTCTTGATCCACTTAAAGCTAACCTTCTAGTCGCTGATGGAAGTAGAACCGACCAAACCATCTGCTTGGCAGTCTCTCCTGCCCTTAAAGCTATAGGCGTTCCAAGTAGACCTAGACTATTTGAGGCAAAACAGGCCATAGAGAAGTACGAGCGAATCCACCATACTAAGGTTCTTTATATTACTGCAGTCCCTCGTATGCTTGAATATGAAAAAGTATCAGCCAAGATTTACGGTATTTTTCTTAAATATGTAGCCCCAGAAGACATCCATGTTTACAGCATCGATGAGAGTTTCATTGATTGCACACCATACTTACATCTATATGAACCCGCATCTATAAAATCTGGCCAAAGCCCGGCTCACATCATGGCTATGACAATGATTAGAGATGTACTCAAGCAAACTGGCATTACAGCCACAGTTGGAATTGGAACTAATCTATATCTTGCAAAAGTAGCTATGGATATTGTTGCTAAGAAGGCTCCTGCCGATAAAGATGGCGTCCGCATAGCTGCTCTTACTGAAGATTCATATAAATCTTTATTATGGCCACATAAGCCTCTCACAGACTTTTGGCAGATAGGAAATGGTAAAGCTCGTCGTCTCGAACGAAATATGATGTTCACCATGGGCGATGTTGCAGAACGTTCTCAACTAGATGAGGAGTGGTTTTATAAAACCTTTGGCATCGATGCAGAGATACTAATAGATCATGCCTGGGGAATCGAACCTGTTACAATGCATGATATTAAAAACTACAAATCCGATAACCACTCTCTTTCCAATGGACAAGTATTGCCTAGACCATATAAGTACGAAGAAGCATGTATTGTCCTAAAAGAGATGATTGATATCCTCTGTTGTGACATGTACAAGAAGAATCTGGTATCGTCAAAGTTTACCTGGTGGGTAAGCTACGACTACAAAAGTCTTGAATACTGCCCTCACTACGATGGGCCACTAGCTATAGATTGGTATGGTAGACTCCATCCAGCACATTCTAATGGCACAGTAAACCTTCGTAATGCGACAAACACTTCTAAGCTTGTAATTGAAGCAATCATGAATGATGTGATAAAGAAAACTGACCATAGAATACTATTCCGCCGACTTGGCATTTGTGCTTGTAATGTTCAAAACAATGGTGGCTACTTTCAAATGGATCTATTCACTGACTATGATGCGCTTAACAAAGAACAGCTCATTCATTCAGCTCTT
- a CDS encoding AAA family ATPase: MLCYTVKFGLTPIPEELEKDDDRKSSRNTSDRIIKKINQCINGLALNGEYYCFAYRSNDEFVDIAISLWPDKVSLGDVNKKIQKAPNKTRGYVFGNVESEQEITAKYFVHIQEEADNRGYFDHGIRRSEYDLQLDYFDNSYFKINEYIANSENVSKKKAIEEAKSIMADKTLLDEIERIYSDENALKFYGHPVHYKIQAGDQETALVIIDLMVRMLHTRHRTLGVRMNVISDLSDRAFDETDLKKVFRQSGGGILVIDARGEGSFVGNFANSYKRLVKFLGELTAQYHKNTLFFFLEDIENPGFSRELLARVSEDIDIISISEGSGSREEAISYFKLLSQKTEFAELVDDSIEEYLSSSKKVFKCFDVQKSYNKWAKEILKSKVYSSYSTCKMTKVVEKKKGTAYEELQNMIGLSEVKSLIDSIIAAYKVQTYREKYGLGKTNMAKHMVFTGNPGCAKTTVARLLTDVLTEEGVLKSGAYVECGRSDLVGQYVGWTAPAVVDKFKEAAGGVLFIDEAYSLVEKDGLYGDEAINTIVQEMENHRADVIVIFAGYPDKMKQFLDKNEGLRSRIAFHLDFPDYKPEELLDIMRLMLKERGLKADKEAEQKCLGIFEQAYQIEEYGNGRFVRNLVERAVLKQAQRLMKRKNATPTRGQIVKLVADDFDETIIESLDKKQGEIIGFAV; this comes from the coding sequence ATGCTTTGTTACACTGTAAAATTTGGATTAACACCAATTCCCGAAGAGTTAGAAAAGGATGATGATCGAAAGTCTAGTAGAAATACGTCGGATAGAATCATAAAAAAAATTAATCAATGCATAAATGGGCTTGCGTTGAACGGAGAATACTATTGCTTCGCATATCGAAGTAATGATGAGTTTGTTGATATAGCAATATCCTTATGGCCAGACAAAGTTTCTCTTGGGGATGTTAATAAGAAAATTCAAAAAGCTCCAAATAAAACTAGGGGATATGTATTTGGCAATGTAGAGTCTGAACAGGAAATTACTGCAAAATATTTCGTTCATATACAAGAAGAGGCTGATAATAGGGGCTATTTTGATCATGGAATAAGACGTTCGGAATATGATTTGCAGCTTGATTATTTCGATAATTCCTACTTTAAGATAAATGAATATATTGCAAACTCAGAAAATGTTTCAAAGAAGAAGGCTATAGAAGAAGCCAAAAGTATAATGGCAGATAAGACCTTATTAGATGAGATAGAACGCATTTATTCTGATGAAAATGCGCTTAAGTTCTATGGTCATCCAGTTCATTATAAAATTCAGGCTGGAGATCAGGAGACGGCGCTTGTTATCATCGATTTAATGGTCAGAATGCTTCATACAAGACATAGAACTTTAGGCGTTAGAATGAATGTTATTAGTGACTTAAGTGATAGAGCCTTTGACGAAACGGACCTGAAGAAGGTGTTTAGGCAATCTGGTGGGGGTATTCTAGTTATTGATGCTCGTGGAGAAGGTTCTTTTGTTGGTAATTTTGCAAATAGTTATAAGAGGCTTGTGAAGTTCCTAGGAGAATTGACTGCACAGTACCATAAGAATACGTTGTTTTTCTTTTTAGAGGACATTGAAAATCCAGGTTTTTCAAGGGAATTATTAGCTAGGGTGTCAGAGGATATAGATATTATAAGCATCTCTGAGGGGTCAGGCTCCCGCGAAGAAGCAATTTCGTATTTTAAATTACTATCACAGAAAACTGAGTTTGCAGAATTAGTTGATGATTCGATAGAAGAATATCTTTCTAGTAGTAAGAAGGTTTTTAAGTGTTTTGACGTGCAAAAATCATACAACAAATGGGCTAAGGAGATATTGAAGTCTAAAGTTTATAGTTCTTACAGCACTTGTAAAATGACTAAGGTGGTTGAAAAGAAGAAGGGAACTGCCTATGAAGAACTACAGAATATGATAGGTTTATCCGAAGTGAAGAGCTTGATTGACAGTATTATAGCGGCTTATAAGGTACAGACGTACCGAGAAAAATATGGACTTGGAAAGACTAATATGGCTAAACATATGGTATTTACAGGAAATCCTGGATGTGCAAAGACTACGGTTGCAAGGTTGCTGACTGATGTTTTGACAGAAGAAGGGGTTCTTAAGTCTGGTGCATACGTCGAATGTGGACGAAGTGATTTGGTTGGACAGTATGTTGGTTGGACCGCGCCTGCAGTTGTAGACAAGTTTAAGGAAGCAGCTGGTGGAGTTTTATTCATTGATGAAGCTTATTCGTTAGTAGAAAAAGATGGATTATATGGTGACGAAGCTATTAATACTATTGTTCAAGAGATGGAGAATCATCGAGCTGATGTGATTGTTATATTTGCTGGCTATCCAGATAAGATGAAACAATTTCTTGATAAAAATGAGGGTTTGAGAAGCAGAATAGCATTTCATTTGGACTTCCCTGATTATAAACCAGAGGAACTCCTAGATATAATGAGGCTCATGCTTAAGGAGAGAGGCTTAAAGGCTGATAAAGAAGCTGAACAGAAATGCCTAGGAATCTTTGAACAGGCTTATCAAATTGAAGAGTATGGCAACGGAAGGTTTGTAAGGAATCTTGTGGAACGAGCTGTTCTGAAACAGGCTCAACGCTTGATGAAACGTAAGAATGCTACTCCAACTAGGGGGCAAATAGTGAAACTAGTTGCCGACGATTTTGATGAAACCATAATAGAAAGCTTAGATAAGAAGCAAGGTGAGATTATTGGATTTGCGGTGTGA
- a CDS encoding PD-(D/E)XK nuclease family protein yields the protein MDTFTNLLKKASKYVTEYQSVNELRKNDFNIFRIERIDNKEVLMCRFLRELLDPKGSHGHGDTFLKLFVENVLNYSGIGDSDYSNASVVAEYPIDGLRRIDLCIIVGRKFIPIEVKIYADDQDNQCRDYYVYAKDKDEDTRIFYLTIDGHEPSESSKGELRPNEQLCCISFESDISNWLKSCIDLTENADVKSIVRQYLDVIQGWSKREGTWNKMSEKEQKDLVKEISKSSDLFNAASTIEQAIKYVKIEKMKEVFRAIEKHMERYNDMGLKLVALYEDQTNEFYENNRRSWPSLNYIIPLSKWGIDKNISFRIEIEWKIYMGLTPWSGCNNWDVHKEDIIQRIIDDNDLSLAGAHEKENGNWYWWKYLNEETAVNFRYTNNDEYYSLYDEEDFTKYIEGICSDIDSYFRKLKHILER from the coding sequence ATGGATACATTTACTAATTTGCTTAAAAAGGCTAGTAAATATGTTACAGAGTACCAATCTGTTAACGAGCTAAGGAAAAATGATTTTAATATCTTTAGAATCGAACGGATAGATAATAAAGAAGTCCTAATGTGCCGCTTTCTTCGAGAGTTGTTAGATCCAAAAGGAAGTCATGGGCATGGGGATACTTTTTTAAAGCTGTTTGTTGAAAATGTACTTAACTATTCGGGGATTGGTGATTCTGATTATAGTAATGCAAGTGTTGTTGCAGAATATCCTATCGATGGATTAAGAAGAATTGACCTATGCATAATAGTAGGAAGAAAATTTATTCCAATTGAGGTAAAGATATATGCAGATGATCAAGATAATCAATGTAGGGATTATTATGTGTATGCCAAAGATAAGGATGAAGACACTAGAATTTTTTACTTAACAATTGATGGTCATGAGCCGAGTGAAAGTAGTAAGGGCGAACTGAGGCCTAATGAACAATTATGTTGTATATCCTTTGAAAGTGATATTTCAAATTGGTTAAAATCATGCATAGATTTAACAGAAAACGCTGATGTTAAAAGTATAGTAAGACAGTATTTGGATGTGATTCAAGGTTGGTCTAAGCGAGAAGGTACTTGGAATAAAATGAGTGAGAAAGAACAAAAGGATTTAGTTAAAGAAATTTCAAAATCTTCAGATTTATTTAATGCTGCATCGACAATAGAACAAGCTATAAAATACGTAAAAATAGAGAAGATGAAAGAAGTTTTTCGGGCTATAGAAAAACATATGGAACGATATAATGATATGGGACTTAAGCTTGTGGCATTATATGAGGACCAAACAAATGAATTCTATGAGAATAACCGGAGGTCTTGGCCAAGTCTTAACTACATTATTCCATTATCTAAGTGGGGGATAGATAAAAACATTTCATTCAGAATTGAAATTGAATGGAAGATATATATGGGACTTACGCCTTGGTCTGGATGCAATAATTGGGATGTTCATAAAGAAGATATTATTCAAAGAATAATTGACGACAACGATTTAAGTTTGGCAGGAGCTCACGAAAAAGAAAATGGTAACTGGTATTGGTGGAAATACTTAAACGAAGAAACCGCTGTTAATTTTAGATACACCAACAATGATGAATATTATTCTTTGTATGATGAAGAAGATTTCACAAAGTATATTGAGGGTATATGTTCTGATATAGATAGTTATTTCAGAAAACTAAAACATATATTGGAGAGGTAG
- a CDS encoding helix-turn-helix transcriptional regulator → MYTTANKKMLNMLILEILKQYTDENHGLTQQEILKLLEQNYDVQCDRRSVKANVLSLKEMGYDISMENGYRLVSREFDDAELRILIDSVLFSKSISTKQAKNLIGKLRGMSSKYFNAKVTHVSNLPELQHTDNKQAVYALDVINDAISAKRQISFIYNVYGTDFKLHPKRKEPYIVNPYQMIANNGKFYLVANVDKHDNVIHFRVDKITDVKMLDSKVKPMKMVHGLENGFNLPKHMAEHTYMFSGDSAYVKMSVEKFLMSDLVDWFGKDFQILKEEENTLEIRVYTNERAIRFWALQYGPYVEVLEPQALRRQLKDDVKVMVNKYMD, encoded by the coding sequence ATGTACACTACAGCAAACAAGAAAATGCTCAATATGCTTATATTAGAAATCCTAAAGCAGTATACGGATGAGAATCATGGACTTACGCAGCAAGAGATATTGAAGTTGCTTGAGCAAAACTATGATGTTCAGTGCGATCGTCGTTCCGTTAAGGCAAATGTGTTATCTCTGAAAGAAATGGGATATGACATATCTATGGAAAACGGGTATCGGCTTGTCTCTCGAGAATTTGATGATGCTGAACTAAGGATTCTTATAGATAGTGTTCTGTTTTCTAAGTCGATTTCTACTAAGCAAGCAAAAAATCTGATAGGTAAACTTAGAGGGATGTCCAGCAAATACTTTAATGCTAAGGTGACACATGTAAGTAATTTACCTGAATTGCAGCATACAGACAATAAACAGGCAGTGTATGCTCTCGATGTAATCAACGATGCTATATCTGCCAAGCGTCAAATATCTTTTATTTATAATGTTTATGGAACAGATTTTAAGCTTCATCCTAAACGAAAAGAGCCCTATATTGTAAATCCTTATCAAATGATTGCTAATAATGGAAAGTTTTATCTAGTTGCCAACGTGGATAAGCATGATAACGTGATTCACTTTAGAGTAGACAAGATTACAGACGTGAAGATGCTTGATTCTAAAGTGAAGCCTATGAAAATGGTACATGGACTTGAGAATGGATTTAATCTTCCTAAGCACATGGCTGAACATACATATATGTTTAGCGGTGATTCAGCTTATGTGAAGATGTCCGTTGAGAAGTTTTTGATGTCTGATTTAGTGGACTGGTTTGGTAAAGATTTTCAGATACTAAAAGAGGAAGAAAATACCCTTGAAATAAGAGTTTATACAAATGAAAGGGCAATAAGATTTTGGGCACTGCAGTATGGCCCTTATGTAGAAGTTTTGGAGCCTCAAGCACTAAGAAGGCAACTGAAGGATGATGTTAAAGTGATGGTAAATAAATATATGGATTAG
- a CDS encoding PGN_0703 family putative restriction endonuclease has translation MGKKAFDKRVREAMGNQIPNYLTGGKWKGIAYSHIYLKIEDNFIDGKEPIKCDLKGNLSGSDMKGKYHVGANHVNSSQIMCMNFFKKFFEKTEWEEYLLTALRKIGVQMGSNQIENATFEFEPCHKEGTNFDFYMEMEDGSHISFEIKFTEPDFGGLNPDKNDPTKYDRKWKEIYSSLVDECPFLNCSKDEFYGNPRKKYYQINRNICYARKGDVVLFLTPKANNACGIDRGRNYIDSITEKYPNIRNIYWEELVKALMAIIDDVPELRDYYLKFQKKYIDVLS, from the coding sequence ATGGGAAAGAAAGCATTTGATAAACGAGTCCGTGAAGCAATGGGAAATCAAATCCCTAATTATTTAACAGGTGGAAAGTGGAAAGGAATAGCATATTCCCACATTTATCTAAAAATCGAAGATAATTTTATTGACGGCAAGGAACCCATTAAGTGTGATTTAAAAGGAAATCTTTCTGGTTCTGATATGAAGGGAAAGTACCATGTTGGAGCTAATCATGTTAATTCTTCTCAAATAATGTGCATGAATTTTTTCAAAAAATTCTTTGAAAAGACTGAATGGGAAGAATATTTACTTACTGCACTTAGAAAGATTGGGGTTCAAATGGGGAGTAATCAAATAGAAAATGCTACCTTTGAATTTGAACCTTGTCATAAGGAAGGGACTAATTTTGATTTCTATATGGAAATGGAAGATGGTTCACATATATCATTTGAAATAAAGTTTACAGAGCCCGATTTTGGTGGACTTAACCCAGATAAAAATGATCCTACCAAATATGATAGAAAATGGAAGGAAATCTATAGTTCTTTGGTTGATGAGTGCCCTTTCCTTAATTGTAGTAAAGATGAATTTTATGGCAATCCTAGAAAAAAATATTATCAGATAAATAGAAATATCTGTTATGCACGCAAAGGCGATGTAGTTTTGTTTCTTACACCTAAAGCGAATAATGCATGCGGTATAGATCGAGGAAGGAATTATATTGATTCAATAACGGAGAAGTATCCAAATATTAGAAACATCTATTGGGAAGAATTGGTAAAGGCACTGATGGCAATAATAGATGATGTTCCCGAATTAAGAGATTATTATTTGAAATTTCAGAAGAAATACATTGATGTGTTGAGTTAG
- the dnaA gene encoding chromosomal replication initiator protein DnaA, with translation MEDLLKEKWNGILNDIRIEFNITNVSFNQWLKPLVVFGIEGNTVLLLYDDNEGAELGIKYLDKHFKKALSAFISEAMDEEYEINFFSPVEARAYTGKKREFVQQRNLASTTMKNISLNPKYTFDSFIVGRNNRFAQTAAFAIAERPGTSYNPLYIYGGPGLGKTHLMQAIGNYINETRSDLNILYVTSESYTNELIDNLRTTQNATAMRQFREKYRSVDVFMIDDIQFIVDKHATQEEFFNTFNSLYEAGKQIIITSDKPPKDIQKLDERFTSRFEMGLMADIGLPDYETRKAIITRKLEENDYDLAPEVQEYIAANFKSNVRKIEGALNKLIAYSKLQKKPVTIEVAIDELQNLITPDMPREITPQLIIEVVAEHFNVSVDQLASKNRYQTIVRPRHIAMYLCKTMTSCSLTAIGKLLGGKDHATISNGAKKIEDEMDMDQELKKQVEAIKKKINPN, from the coding sequence ATGGAAGATTTGCTTAAAGAGAAATGGAATGGAATTCTTAATGACATAAGAATTGAGTTTAACATCACAAATGTATCGTTTAATCAATGGCTAAAACCTTTGGTTGTGTTTGGTATTGAAGGAAACACAGTATTACTACTATACGATGACAATGAAGGTGCAGAGTTAGGAATTAAATATCTCGATAAGCACTTTAAAAAAGCGTTATCTGCCTTTATAAGTGAAGCAATGGATGAGGAGTATGAGATAAACTTTTTCTCACCGGTTGAAGCTAGAGCGTATACAGGCAAGAAGAGGGAATTTGTACAACAAAGAAATTTAGCCTCTACTACTATGAAAAATATATCTCTTAATCCAAAGTATACTTTTGATAGTTTTATAGTGGGTAGGAACAATAGATTTGCTCAGACTGCTGCCTTTGCTATAGCAGAGAGACCGGGGACGTCATATAATCCGCTTTATATATATGGAGGACCTGGACTTGGAAAAACCCATTTGATGCAGGCTATTGGAAATTATATTAATGAAACTAGAAGTGATTTAAACATTTTATATGTTACTTCTGAAAGCTACACTAACGAGCTGATTGATAATCTGAGAACAACGCAAAATGCTACCGCAATGAGGCAGTTTCGTGAAAAGTATAGGTCTGTTGATGTATTTATGATAGATGATATACAGTTCATCGTTGATAAACACGCAACGCAAGAAGAATTCTTTAATACGTTCAATTCATTGTATGAAGCTGGTAAGCAGATTATTATTACATCCGATAAGCCACCAAAAGACATTCAAAAACTTGATGAACGATTTACATCTCGTTTTGAAATGGGACTTATGGCGGATATTGGACTACCTGATTATGAGACTCGTAAGGCTATTATTACGAGAAAGTTAGAAGAAAACGATTATGATTTAGCACCTGAAGTTCAAGAATATATTGCTGCTAATTTCAAGTCTAATGTAAGGAAGATTGAAGGGGCATTAAATAAACTTATTGCATATTCAAAGCTTCAGAAGAAACCTGTGACTATTGAAGTAGCTATTGATGAACTACAGAATTTAATCACTCCAGATATGCCACGAGAGATAACTCCTCAGTTAATTATAGAGGTTGTGGCAGAGCATTTTAATGTAAGTGTCGACCAGTTAGCCTCTAAGAATAGATATCAAACTATAGTTAGACCTAGACATATAGCAATGTACCTTTGTAAGACGATGACGAGTTGTTCATTAACGGCAATTGGAAAGCTACTGGGAGGCAAGGACCACGCGACTATTTCAAACGGTGCCAAAAAGATTGAAGATGAGATGGATATGGATCAAGAGCTTAAGAAGCAGGTTGAGGCCATTAAGAAGAAAATTAATCCAAACTAA